The genomic region GCGTAATAATCGCCTCATGGCCAACGGCTGAAGCCCAAGACCATAACACAGAAACGGCCATGGAGTTGCTGCAGGAAATAGTACGGTCGTTGAGGAATATACGGCGAAACCTGGACATACCGGACAGGCAACCCCTCTCGGCCTCGATTTCTACACGCACGCCGGATAGTGTGCAGATGCTGGAACGACACTCGCAGTTTCTGAGGAAGATGGTCATCCTTAAGGATTTAGAGATAGGACAGGACATAGCCAAGCCTCCTTCATCTGCCAGTGCAGTGGTGGGACAACTCCGGCTGTTTGTCCCCCTGTCGGGGATAATAGACATTGAGGCCGAAAGAGAACGCCAGCAAAAGCGTATCACAGAGTTGGAGTCATACCACCGGAAGGTCGTGCAAAAACTATCCAACAAGAATTTTGTAGAAAAGGCACGGCCTGACGTCGTTGAGAAGGAACGGTCGCGGGAGACAGAACTCTCTGAACAGATAGGCAAGCTCAAGCAAACACTTACGGAGTTAGAGAGATGAACAGATTGTCAGGCTTTCTCTTCATCATGGTTTACATCATGCTGGTCGTTTCCGCACTATCGGCGGGCGAAGAGGTAAAGATATGCCCCAAATGTAACGCCACGTACCCCGCGGAGGCCGGCTTCTGTGCTGCGGACGGCACAGCGCTGGTTGAACAGGGGGTTGTGCTTCAGTGCCCGAAATGCGGGAGGATGGGAAGGACGGCCGAGATATTCTGTCCACTGGACGGCGAGAAATTAAGGCCGGCAGGAGAAAGGGTGCGGGCACAAAGAGCCCGTGACGCAGTGTTGGCCACACAGCACTATAAAGAAGGAAACAGACTGAGCGACCAGCGTGATTATGACAAGGCCCTGGAAGAATATCAGGAGGCGGAAAGGCTGTATCCTGACCTCCCTGAATTGCACCACAATATGGGCTGGGTCTACAGCAAACTGGGCAGGCAGAAGGAGGCGGTGAAGCACCTGCGAAGATACATTATACTAAATCCAGACGGGGAAGACTACATCGAGGTCCTTTCGTATATTACCATAATGGAAAAGTCAATGGCCGCAAATAAGGAAGGGGAAGAAACCCGGATACAGCGTGACGAGGCGATGAAAAAGGGTCTGGAAGAGGGCCGGGACAAATTGGACATGGTCCTGATACCCGCCGGTGAATTTATCATGGGGATAGAGAACCA from Candidatus Bathyanammoxibius amoris harbors:
- a CDS encoding SUMF1/EgtB/PvdO family nonheme iron enzyme produces the protein MNRLSGFLFIMVYIMLVVSALSAGEEVKICPKCNATYPAEAGFCAADGTALVEQGVVLQCPKCGRMGRTAEIFCPLDGEKLRPAGERVRAQRARDAVLATQHYKEGNRLSDQRDYDKALEEYQEAERLYPDLPELHHNMGWVYSKLGRQKEAVKHLRRYIILNPDGEDYIEVLSYITIMEKSMAANKEGEETRIQRDEAMKKGLEEGRDKLDMVLIPAGEFIMGIENQREDSRPAHTVYLPAFYIDRYEVTNAQYYEFLEYMKKTGDHSKCHKDESPGKDHTQREWKDPYYNNPEFPVSRIDWFDAYAYTAWAGKRLPTEAEWEKAARGPNGNWWPWGNVWDPNRCNMGDEAKPVGSYEAGKSPYGCYDMAGSVAEWVADWYDPFYYPTSSSSSPKGPEKDLRKCVRGGSRYGRGFLLRTTYRKSEQPNLHNKAIGFRCVKDPA